A window of Hordeum vulgare subsp. vulgare chromosome 5H, MorexV3_pseudomolecules_assembly, whole genome shotgun sequence genomic DNA:
AGGTGCTACCTCTAATTACCCCGGTGAACCATCACATTTCCAAAGTCTTTCACAGGTACTGCTTGACCTAACAACACAAATAATACATCAGAAAAGATGCCAAGTGCGATGGTCACAGACTCAAAGTTATTCAAATCTGGGCAAAGATGCATAGATCAAGTGTAAGCAACTCAAATTTTGTAAATCTTCTCATTAAAGCAGTGCTACTGCCTTCATCCGAAAAAACGTGCAAGTACACCTGCAGATCATGAGGGCATTGGCTGACGGGTAATGGGTTAACCTTGACCACCAAAAGTCCCTTGTGCTGATAACAAAACCATGTTTCCAGCCTTGAAGCGTAAGAAAGAATATGTATGCTCAGTACTTCCAGCGATAAATTTGTTGATCCCAACTTTTTACTGATGCCCATGTGAAAAATTGGATCTGAAAAAGTATAAAAAAGAGCACATACCTTGGTGGCAGCTATTGCCACAAGATAATAAACTTACAATGAGAGATTGATAAAAAGGAATCAAATATAATTCCATGCATATATGTTTCCAGAACAGAGTTGTGGGTACTATAGATGTATTTCTTGCAATCAATTCAAAACCAATCAAACATATTCCCCTTCCATGTTGTTTTTTGGGAAGTTAATTAATTGCATGCTAGAGTATTAGAAGACTCTCACACAGTACATATTGGACACAAAAGCACATAAAGTTTTCCGGCAAAGCACCTATGTCTTTTCTCTTACTCTTTTCTCTCGTCTCAAATGACACAATGCAACGGCATGGGCTTAAGTAGCCAGAGATACACGACCATCAGGTAGCCACTCACCCACTAACTCCACACACATACAAATGGTCAAGGAACTAACTACTTAACCCACTAAACTCTCCACTAACCAGCTGGATGCATGTACAACTTGAGTGACAACCAAGTCTGCAGAACCTTTGGATGCCCATGTTGAGGACCAAGTCACAACTAATGGCTCCCGATTCTTGCTCCATACTGATCTGTCAACGCGACTCGGCTGCTCCAGCTCTGCATTATATGGACGCATGCATCTGCCGACTAACACATATCCATCCATGCGGTAGACTACTTCCTAATTCAATGGCACACACACACATTCAAGACGTCATGCGCACACACAACTTGGCATGACTAAACCTATGGTGATCTAAGCTGCATGCATGACTCTAAAAACAAGAAATAATCTGAACCTAACACTAACAACAAGATTATTTAGTTCCAACAGGAAGTAGATAGTTGGCTAAAGAGTAAAATGTGGAACCGAGCTAACTTGATGATACGCATGCTCATAGTTTCATTGGTCAGAGTGTTGCTCCTCTAGTTATTGAACATCCGATCTTGTTGCCAGCCTCTCGATAGGCAGAGTCAATTACAAAAGCTAGTAGTGTCTAAATTCAGGAGGAATTGTACATTCGTACTTCGGCTGGTGTAGTAGCAGTACATAGCAAGCATGCTTTCCAATCATATGTAGGCACGCCATAATGCTTGCTATGTTTTATGGTAGTCCATTCTGCAAGGCTATTTCACTGGCAAATCGTCAATATGGGTGCATTTGGTGGCATTGGTATTATTACCTACAAGAAAAACTGATTCTTACGTATTATCTCATCCTGAAACAAATGATGTGGCAAACAACTAAAAAGGAACGAAACAACAATAGCGCATCCCACTTTAAAATAGCTGAACCACATTTGTTCATGATTCATAAGATAAGGGCATTTATAAAATTATAAAATACACATTTATATGACAAGAGTCAAATAAAATAAGCCCATTTTTTACATTGCGGCGACAGACCTGACATTACACATCAATTTTCAATTACTCTGATCCGAAAGGCTGGTTCCAAACTGatcaaagaaataaataaaaggaaaGCTCATCGCTGAAACAAACAAATGAAGTATGATTTAAACTTCATTATGCAGTTACTGTCTTCCACACCAAGGATGTTGAGAATTATACAAAATATGGTTATTGTTTATATATATCACCAAGGCCACAAAAAGACCCCTCACTTGAGAGTACCACAAAAGTCCAAAACAATTGTTCTTGTTGGGTTCTCCATGTGGTGAATTAATTATTATTTTCCGCTTGCACTACACAATAAATAAAAATTGCACCATAGTTTCATTTTAGATGACACAACAATCTTAGTATTATCTAATTTTGGTACCATCATTTTTGTTAGGCAAGTTAAGGAGAGGTTATATATATGGTGCAGAAATAGTCAAATTCTGTTAAAAAAACTGTTAACTAACACCTTAGGGGGCATTTTGAAGCAGGGAAAATAACATGACAACTTGATTAACATGATGCTTGTCGTACTCTTTTCAAGCATTACCTCCTGCATGAAGCCTCTTATATATACGACATAGCAAGGTAGCCTATATGAAATAAATAACAACTGGGACAATAAAAATAATTACTACTCAAGCTGACTGACAACTGGGACAGATTGTAAGAGTTGAGCAACGATTCATGTCCAAGTAGTATAGAAATCATAAATCTACTTAGCCAGGTGATACATGTAGCTCCTAGGTTGTACAGTATCATCGTGAGTTGAAAAAGTATATAAGCAAATACTTTAGATGCCGGTGTATAGAAATCCTAAATCTACTTAGTCAGGTGATACATGTAGCTCCTAGGTTGTACAGTATCATCTTGAGTTGAAAAGGTATATAAGCAAATGCTTTAGATGCCAGTGTTTGTGCGCGTGTTGCTAGTTAGTCGATCAATAAATTAGTCGATCAATAAAATCCACCATCTAGTCGATCAATCAATCCACCGATCTGATCTATCTACAGAGAAAGCTAGCTAGCTGCGTTGTTAACTTGTTATAGCTAATTTCTTGGATCATATATTAATTCTTTAAAGAATGCCTGCTGCTCTTGCTGTCCGATGCTTGAAGTTCCATCCACAAAGAAGCCCGTCGGGTCGCAGCATGCGATATACCCCTGCAGCCGCCAGTGTCTATTCAAATTTGGTTATAGTAGTTAAGATATGCACAGAATGATAACATTCTATGCATACATGAACGGATAGAGAGCAACTGGTTGTCGATCATGCAAGTATCAAAGGTAAGACCTTACCATGACCTATGTGAATCTGCATCATGAGTCATTAGATCACATTTAGATCACATTTGTTAAAGTAATCAGATCCACCGTCATTCCATCCCTATGTTCCAATGCTTCATATATTCTTAAACTGAACTATCCAATTGAAACGCTCGAATATGAAGCTCAACTGAAACGCTCGAATATGAAGATTGGTGGCCTTTACATGTTTTACTCCTCACCCACTAAACAAAAGGCCACCGACTGCATGTTTATTTGCCAAACCTTTTTGTGTGAACCAGAAGCCAATAATAATAAACGATCTGTTCAATTGTTTGAAGAAGTACCACAATATAAAGGGGGAGAATGAAGTTTGAACCTGAAAATGGAATCCATGACACGGAACCTCACCTTGCAGCCGACCGTCAGTATCTCGATACAAGATTGAGCACGACACCacaattcttctcttcctctccaagCCATCACTGTGAGCCACCATGAAAAGTTTCTTGCAACGTGGATATACAATGTTGGAGCTGCAGTATCAACATTTGTCTCACTCATCTTCGTACAAAGATAACACCACGATGTAAAAAACACTAAGCAAGAGAATACTCGAGTTGCAAATGTTTGAAGTGTATAGAACTGAAGATATTATAACCCTTGTCAAGTACCAATTAAGCATCAGAACAAGCTGAACCTAGTTTGTTCATCTACACAAGCGACAGGGAAATCATCTCAAGATACATAATGAACATATACCTGGCCAGGATAATCTCCTCGTTCCAAGCTGAGCCCTacatccgggccctctcctcgtaTCTGCATCACATACACAAGACCGAACGGCCGATGCTGAGTCAAGATAAGAACCCTCAATCCGAACCAACTCAAATCATATCTATCTAGCCCTCACtcagttcggaaaaaaatctaatCTAATCTAACCTAAACAAACGGACCCGAACGAGATCTCTCCGAGGAAAAGGAAGATAACACCAAAATGAAGGAGGGGATCAAGACGCGGGCGTACCCTAGCCCGAGCGGacgatgatgttgttgatgggGATGAAGATGAGGTTGACGAAGAAGCCGACAAACCCCATGACGACGAACCCGACCGTCGTCCGCGCGGCCACCTTGGTGAACTCTGCGCACCGAATCAGGGTCAGATCTGGCGAGAGAGGAAAACAAACCAGATCGGAAAACAAGGGGAGCGCGCGAGCGCGCGGGTCCTTACCCTTGCGGTCGGGCTTGTGGCAGCGCTTGACGAGGCGGACGATGTCCTTGGCAAACTGGAGGAGGGGGTCCACGACGGAGTCGACGGCGTCCATGGCTGGCTGGCAGGCGAGATCTCGGAGCCGCCGCCGACGTTCAATTTTCTAAGGATAACGAAGGTTGTGAGGGACGGGGAGGAGGGGATCGTGGGGGTGACGTTTTTTCGCGTGAAATCTTGCCGCTTGCGCAAGGTCGCACTATCACGAGGAAGGTGGGGATCGGTTTTTTCTGTCAACCGGTTTTTTCTCTATTTAACTGATTGGTTTATGGAGGGATGGAAAAAATCGGTGGAACTGCTAAGGGAGCTAACGAGAGGTCGAACCATCCCGctagttgaaccatcacgacgttcgatccccctttaatagtagagatttttgttgggtgacgtagcataaattcaaaaaatttcctacgcatattcagatcttcctatggagagaccagcaacgagagagggatgagtgcaacttcatacctttgaagattgctaagcggatgcgttactagaacgcggttgatggagtcgtactcgccgcgattcagatcgcggtgtgattccgatcgcggtgtgattccgatctagtgccgaactacggcacctccgcgttcatcacgacgtctcccgcaccttgatccagcaaggaggagggagaggttggggaagaactccagcagcacgacggcgtggtgtcgatggagagacgaggtctcccggcagggcttcgccaagcaccgacagagaggaggagaaagtagggcagggctgcgccgagggagagggaaaagtgtcccccaatggccaaaagtgcccactatatatagggggaggggagaggggttgcgacccctagagagtagtcatcactccgcgtttgccagacgttcagaatgtcatgggctgctgcgggagcgggagggtcacctagcggcgcatcaaggacataagcctttttagctgcttcaaggatgagcttcaagttgcgaacctagtccgcatagttgctaccatcatctttgagcttgtttttctctagaaaTGCGTTgacattgaggttgacgttggccatctacaatatttataaagacaacttttagaccaaGTTCataacaattaagttcatttaatcaaattaagtatgaactcccacttaaatcgatatccctctagtcatctaagtgatacatgatccatgttgactaacccgtgtccgatcatcacgtgagacggactagtcaccatggtgagcaacttcatgctgatcgtattcaaccatacgactcatgttcgacctttcggtctcttgtattcgaggtcatgtctgtacatgctaagctcgtcgagtcacactaggtgtttcgcgtgtgtaaatctggcttacacccgttgtatgcgaacgttagaatctatcacacccgatcatcacgtggtgcttcgagacaacgatccttcgcaacggtgcacacttaggggaatacgttctcgaaattttaagaggggtcatcttattatgctaccttcgttcttagcaataagatgaaaaacatgataaacatcacaatgcaatcatatagtgacatgatatggccattatcatctttgctctttcgatctccatcttcaggcatcgcatgatcatcatcgtcaccgtcgtgacaccatgatctccatcatcatgatctccatcatcgtgtctccgtgaagtcgtcacgccaactactactatcactactactatagctaaccgttagcaatgaagtaaaagtataagcacatggcgttgcatctcatacaataaattaagaaaactcctatggctcctgtcggttgtcatactcatcgacatgcaagtcgtgaaacctattacaataacatgatcatttcatacatcatacatgcaacatcacaactttggccatatcacataacaggtcaaaccctgcaaaaacaagttagacgtcctctaattgttgcaagttttacgtggctgatttgggtttctagcaagaacactttcttacctacgtgatagccacaacgatgatatgccaaagctatttacccttcataaggacccttttattcaaatccaatccgactagagtaggagagacagacacccgctagccacctttatgcatggtgtgcatgtctgtcggtggaaccagtctcacgtaagcgtacgtgtaaagtcggtttgggccgcttcatcccacaataccgccggaaaagaataagactattagcggcaagcaattgacaaatcatcgcccacaaccttttgtgttctactcgtgcatagaatctacgcatagaaaacctggctctgataccactgttgggtaacgtagcataaattcaaaaaaattcctacgcatattcagatcttcctatggagagaccataaaggagagaggggtgagtgcatattcataccttttaagatcgctaagtagaagcgttactagaacgcggttgatagagtcgtactcgcagcgattcagatcgcggtgtgagtccgatctagtgccgaactacgacacctccgcgttcaacacacgtgcagcctggtgacgtctcccgcaccttgatccagcaaggaggagggagaggttggggaagaactccagcatcacgacggcgtggtgccgAGGGagagactgttggggaacgtcgcatgggaaacaaaaatttcctacgcgcacgaagacctatcatggtgatgtccatctacgagaggggatgagtgatctacgtacccttgtagatcgtacagcagaagcgttagagaacgcggttgatgtagtggaacgtcctcatgtccctcgatccgccccgcgaacaatcccgcgatcagtcccacgatctagtaccgaacggacggcacctccgcgttcagcacacgtacagctcgacaatgatctcgaccttcttgatccagcaagagagacggagaggtagaagagttctccgacagcgtgacggcgctccggaggttgatgatgaccttgtctcagcagggctccgcccgagctctgcagaaacgcgatctagaggaaaaaccgtggaggtatgtggtcgggctgccgtggaaaagtcgtctcaaatcagccctaaaacctccgtatatataggtgggagggaggggaggaggcagcctcaaaacctaaaggtttggccgaaattggaggtggaggagtcctactccaatcctacttggagtaggattccaccttcccacttggaaactctttccaccttgtgttttttccttctcaaaccttatgggcctaagtgggaacttattccagcccactaggggctggtttatctcttcccatagcccatgagaccccttggggcgtgacacccctcccgatggtccccggcacccctcccggcactcccggtacactaccgatgagcccgaaacttttccggtaatgcacgaaaaccttccggtatatatcaatcttcgtttccgaaccattccggaaaccctcgtgacgtccgtgatctcatccgggactccgaacaacattcggtaaccaaccatataactcaaatacgcataaaacaacgtcgaaccttaagtgtgcagaccctgcgggttcgagaactatgtagacatgacccgagagactcctcggtcaatatccaatagcgggacctggatgcccatattggatcctacatattctacgaagatcttatcgtttgaaccttagtgccaaggattcatataatcccgtatgtcattccctttgtccttcggtatgttacttgcccgagattcgatcgtcagtatctgtatacctatttcaatctcgtttaccggcaagtctctttactcgttccgtaatacaagatcccgcaacttacactaagtgacattgcttgcaaggcttgtgtgtgatgttgtattaccgagtgggccccgagatacctctccgtcacacggagtgacaaatcccagtctcgatctatactaactcaacgaacaccttcggagatacctgtagagcatctttatagtcacccagttacgttgcgacgtttgatacacacaaagcattcctccggtgtccgtgagttatatgatctcatggtcataggaacaaatacttgacacgcagaaaacagtagcaacaaaatgacacgatcaacatgctacgtctattagtttgggtctagtccatcacatgattctcctaatgatgtgatcccgttaccaagtgacaacatttgcctatggccaggaaaccttgaccatctttgatcaacgagctagtcaactagaggcttactagggacagtgttttgtctatgtatccacacaagtattgtgtttccaatcaatacaattatagcatggataataaacgattatcatgaactaagaaatataataataaataatttattattgcctctagggcatatttccaacagtctcccacttgcactagagtcaataatctagttcacatcaccatgtgattccaacgaatccaacacccatatagttatggggtctgatcacgtcttgctcgtgagagaggttttagtcaacggttctgaaactttcagattcgtgcgttctttacaaatctttatgtcatcttatagatgctgctactacgtgctattcggaaatgctccaaatatctactctactatacgaatccgtttcactactcatagttatccggattagtgtcaaagcttgcattgacgtaaccctttacgacaaactctttaaccacctccataatcgagaaaaattccttagtccattagttactaaggataaatttcgaccgctgctagtgattcaatcatggatcactctctgtacctctcaacatactttgagtcaaggcacacttcaggtgcggtacacagcatggcatactttagattctacggctaaggcatagaagacgaccttcgtctattctctttattctgccgtggtcgggttttgagtcttactcaaattcacacctcacaacgcaaccaagaactccttctttgctggtctattttgaactctttcaaaaacttgtcaaggcatgcatcttgttgaaacttctattaagcgctttcgatctatctccatagatctttgatgctcaacgttcaagtagcgtaatccaggtactcctttgaaaacttctttcaaacaaccttgtatgctttacagaaattctacattacttctgatccacaatatgtcaaccacatatacctatcagaaattctatagtgctcccactcacttctttggaaatacaagtttctcataaaccttgtacaaacccaaaatcttcgatcatctcatcaaagtgtatattccaactccgagatgcttgcaccagtccattgaaggatcactagagcttgcatacttgctagtatctttaggatcgacaaaaccttctggttgtatcacatacaatgtttgctcaaggaaaccgtcgagaaaacaatgttttgacatcctacgtgcaatatttcataaataatgcatcaacaactaacataattctaacagacttttagcatcgctatgagtgagagagtctcatcatagtcaactgtttgatcttgtcgaaaacatctttgcgacaagtcgagtttttcttaatagtgacttgtcaccatcattgtctgtcttcctttcaaagatccatctttactcaatagtcttatgaccatcaagtagttcttccaaagtctacactttgttttcatacatggatcctctctcggatttcatggcttccagccatttgtcggaatccaggcccaccatcgctttctccataactcgtaggttcactgttgctcaacaacatgacctccaagacagggttaccgtactactctgcagcagtacgcgaccttgtcgacctacgaggtttgtagtaacttgattcgaagcttaatgatcatcatcatcagcttccacttcaattggtgtaggcgccaaatgaacaacttcctgcaccctgctacacactggttgaagtgatggttcaataacctcatcaagttctattaccctcccactcaattctttcgagagaaacctttccacgagaaaggatccgtttctagaaacaaacactttgcttttggatatgagataggagatgtacccaactgttttggatatcctatgaagatgcatttatccgctttgggttcgagcttatcagactgaaactttttcacataagtgtcgaagccccaaactttcaagaaacgacagtttagatttctctaaacctcagtctatactgtgtcatctcaacggaaatacgcggtgccctatttaaagtgagtgcggttgtctctaatgcataacccataaacgatagtggtaattcgataagagacatcatagtatgcaccataccaaatagtgcgtggctatgatgttcagacacatcatcacactatgatgttccaggtggcatgaactgcgaaacaacttccacattgtcttaactgcgtaccaaaactcgtaactcagatattcatttctatgatcatatcgtagacagtttatcctcttgttacgacgaacttcactccgaaacagaattgaacttttcaatatttcagacttgtgattcattaagtaaatactctagtatctactcaaatcgtgagtgaagtaagaacataatgatatccactgcgtgcctcagcacccattggactgcatacatcaaaatgtatcacttccaacaagttactatcttatttcatctcaatgaaaacaaggccttgctcatgtggtatgatttgcatgtcactagtgattcgaaatcaggtgagtacaaagatccatcagcatggagcctcttcatgcaatttatactaacatgactcaagcggcaatgccacaagtaagtggtactatcatcatcaactcgtatcttttggcaccaatatcatgaacatgtgtaacactacgatcgagattcaataaaccattgaaggtgattattcaagaaaatagagtaaccattattctctttaaatgaataatcgtattgcaataaacacgatccaatcatgttcatgcttaacgcaagcaccaaataacaattatttaggtttaataccaatcccgatggtagagggagcgtgcgacgtttgatcatatcaaccttggaaacacttccaacacgtatcgtcacctcgcctttagctagtctccgtttatgtcgtagctttcatttcgtgttactaatcacttagcaaccgaaccggtatccaataccctcatgctactaggagtactagtaaagtacacatcaacatcatgtatatcaaatacacttctttcgacttttgccagccttcttatctaccaagtatctagagttgctccgcctcagtgact
This region includes:
- the LOC123451911 gene encoding protein transport protein Sec61 subunit gamma-like — protein: MDAVDSVVDPLLQFAKDIVRLVKRCHKPDRKEFTKVAARTTVGFVVMGFVGFFVNLIFIPINNIIVRSG